A region from the Dermacentor andersoni chromosome 11, qqDerAnde1_hic_scaffold, whole genome shotgun sequence genome encodes:
- the LOC126517832 gene encoding asparagine synthetase domain-containing protein 1: MCGIGLCVRLCGTSPSKDCAPFLSNETIALLKRRGPEGCQLEEVKAASAARFTLLATVLGLRGRQLTLQPVKDELGNLLAWNGEIFGGLKVSDKECDTNFLLHQLSHCACESELLNTVSHIEGPWAFVYFKRNEQQLWFGRDVFGRRSLLYQVKGTSLTLASVVAPKPNESWTELPAIGIYCLDLKQSVAQGRLAVRLFPWHRLPAGDLFEPDGWQPGPLSETLLCPIEPWLSSSLNRELGSGPPPMPTLGRAFFRKVLDECAEIAIAVAELDKVLYEAVRRRLSNHSMVCHLCMPRHRSGLADIPECNHASVAVLFSGGLDSMVIAALCARLLPRRCPIDLLNVAFEHQVHMIDSQSKTKKWFKSFDAPDRLSAKLGLDELRAVFPDRKWNLVEIDVGKEELQFERANHIRKLIYPLETVLDDSLGCALWFAARGRGSISGTALPPGAPYESPARVVFLGMGADEQLGGYSRHMVKYKNFGWQGLVDEIAMELNRIAHRNLGRDDRIVSDHGREARFPFLDRDVVNFLNRVPIWMKVNPHLPRGIGDKMLLRTLAASLGLNEAACRPKRAMQFGSRVVHAEEDRAKGGDICKKLMDIDLGSVPESERAYWKA, from the exons AGCAATGAGACAATTGCACTGCTAAAGCGACGGGGCCCAGAAGGATGCCAGCTGGAAGAGGTGAAGGCAGCCAGTGCGGCTCGGTTCACGCTCCTTGCGACGGTGTTGGGGCTCAGGGGCCGCCAGCTGACACTGCAGCCCGTAAAGGATGAGCTGGGGAACCTGCTGGCATGGAACGGGGAGATCTTTGGGGGCCTCAAg GTTTCGGACAAGGAGTGCGACACCAACTTTCTGCTTCACCAGCTGTCACACTGTGCCTGCGAGTCTGAGCTGCTGAACACTGTGTCACATATCGAGGGACCATGGGCATTTGTCTACTTCAAG AGGAATGAGCAGCAGCTTTGGTTCGGGCGTGATGTCTTTGGACGTCGAAGCCTGCTGTATCAAGTCAAGGGCACCAGTCTCACGCTTGCATCAGTGGTGGCTCCAAAACCAAATGAG AGCTGGACCGAGCTGCCAGCGATTGGCATCTACTGCCTGGACTTGAAGCAGAGCGTGGCCCAGGGACGCCTGGCCGTGCGCCTGTTCCCGTGGCATCGGCTGCCCGCAGGCGACCTGTTTGAGCCTGACGGGTGGCAGCCTGGACCCCTCAGTGAGACCCTGCTGTGCCCCATCGAGCCCTGGCTTAGCAGCTCTCTGAACAGGGAGCTTGGAAGTGGACCGCCACCCATGCCGACCCTGGGACGGGCCTTCTTCAGGAAG GTTTTAGACGAGTGCGCAGAGATAGCGATTGCTGTGGCTGAACTGGACAAGGTGCTCTACGAGGCCGTGCGCCGCCGTCTCTCCAACCACAGCATGGTCTGCCACTTGTGCATGCCCAGGCATCGTTCGGGCCTCGCTGACATTCCAGAGTGCAACCATGCGTCTGTGGCTGTTCTCTTCTCCGGTGGCCTGGACTCCATGGTCATCGCTGCACTGTGTGCCAG GCTTCTCCCCAGGCGCTGCCCCATAGACCTGCTGAATGTGGCCTTTGAGCACCAAGTGCACATGATTGACAGCCAGAGCAAGACCAAAAAGTGGTTCAAGTCCTTCGATGCCCCCGACCGTCTCAGCGCCAAGCTGGGCCTCGACGAGCTACGCGCAGTGTTTCCTGACCGCAAGTGGAACCTCGTTGAG ATTGATGTGGGCAAAGAAGAACTGCAGTTCGAACG CGCCAACCACATTCGCAAGTTGATCTACCCACTGGAGACGGTCCTGGACGATAGCCTTGGGTGTGCCCTCTGGTTTGCCGCTCGCGGGAGGGGAAGTATCTCGGGCACTGCTCTGCCCCCTGGTGCCCCCTATGAGAGCCCAGCAAGG GTCGTCTTCCTAGGAATGGGTGCAGATGAGCAGCTGGGCGGCTATTCAAGACACATGGTGAAGTACAa AAACTTTGGCTGGCAGGGTCTTGTTGATGAGATTGCCATGGAGCTCAACAGAATAGCCCACCGGAACCTCGGCAGGGATGATCG CATAGTGTCCGACCATGGGCGAGAAGCCAGGTTTCCATTCCTGGACAGGGATGTTGTCAATTTTCTGAATCGGGTGCCAATTTGGATGAAA GTGAACCCCCACCTGCCCCGAGGGATCGGAGACAAAATGCTACTGCGCACGCTGGCCGCAAGCCTGGGCCTCAACGAGGCTGCCTGTCGACCTAAACGGGCCATGCAGTTTGGCTCGCGCGTTGTGCACGCCGAAGAAGACCGTGCCAAAGGTGGAGACATCTGCAAGAAACTCATGGAC ATCGATTTAGGATCTGTTCCCGAGAGTGAGCGAGCTTACTGGAAAGCATG A